A single window of Paenibacillus sp. FSL H8-0537 DNA harbors:
- a CDS encoding HpcH/HpaI aldolase/citrate lyase family protein, whose product MRYFDYFTWEEEEAVFFSAPTPFNHTTERELLAYAVGAALYCPATRQTISEDILNRKHEGLTTMVIDLEDAVGDHLVEMAEESLLQQIFRLSSFLKIGSLSRDHLPLLFIRIRSVQQLARIIERLEEKISLITGFIFPKFTAANGEAYFSQIAAFNSQQSEGAPVLYGLPILETPAIIYRESRMEELLAIKQLLDRYQRYVLNVRIGATDFSSLFGLRRSKTMTIYDILPVRDCMADIINIFGRMDSSYVISGPVWEYFSSSKQAPVPSLFPLQPEQLSGRGERWPLRHSAAPETDGLLREVMMDKENGIIGKTIIHPSHIRPVQSLYAVTYEEYIDAQSIIASHNGYNGVLKSDYANKMNEVKPHMNWANRVIARSKIYGVLHEEQHFIALLASQEQAYV is encoded by the coding sequence ATGCGATACTTTGATTATTTTACCTGGGAGGAAGAAGAAGCGGTTTTCTTCTCGGCACCTACCCCATTCAATCATACGACGGAGCGGGAGCTTCTCGCTTATGCCGTCGGAGCTGCTTTGTATTGTCCGGCTACCCGCCAAACGATTTCCGAAGATATTTTAAACCGCAAGCATGAAGGTTTGACGACGATGGTCATTGACCTGGAGGATGCGGTTGGCGACCATTTGGTGGAAATGGCAGAGGAATCTCTGCTGCAGCAGATTTTTCGGTTATCCTCATTTTTGAAAATAGGCTCGTTATCGCGTGATCATCTTCCTCTCCTGTTCATTCGCATTCGCAGCGTGCAGCAGCTTGCCCGCATTATCGAGCGGCTGGAAGAAAAGATCAGCCTGATTACCGGCTTTATTTTCCCTAAATTTACGGCAGCAAACGGTGAAGCTTATTTTAGTCAAATTGCGGCATTCAACTCTCAGCAGAGCGAGGGGGCACCCGTGCTTTATGGGCTGCCTATACTAGAGACGCCTGCTATTATTTATCGCGAGTCTCGCATGGAGGAATTGCTGGCGATTAAGCAGCTTTTGGATCGTTATCAGCGTTATGTACTCAACGTCCGTATTGGAGCGACAGACTTCTCCAGCTTGTTTGGGCTGCGTCGCAGCAAAACGATGACGATATACGATATTTTGCCAGTTCGCGATTGTATGGCGGATATTATCAATATATTTGGAAGAATGGATTCCTCTTATGTCATCTCGGGACCGGTATGGGAATATTTCTCAAGCAGCAAGCAGGCTCCTGTTCCTTCGCTGTTTCCTTTGCAGCCGGAGCAGCTGTCTGGAAGAGGCGAGCGCTGGCCATTGCGGCATTCGGCGGCACCGGAAACGGATGGTTTGCTGCGTGAGGTCATGATGGACAAGGAAAACGGTATTATTGGCAAAACCATTATTCACCCGTCGCATATTCGGCCGGTGCAATCCCTCTATGCAGTTACGTATGAGGAATATATTGATGCGCAAAGCATTATTGCTAGCCATAATGGCTATAACGGCGTACTCAAGAGCGATTATGCCAATAAAATGAATGAAGTGAAACCCCATATGAATTGGGCTAATCGAGTCATTGCAAGATCAAAAATATACGGGGTGCTGCATGAAGAACAACATTTTATCGCCTTACTCGCAAGCCAGGAGCAAGCATACGTATAA
- a CDS encoding phosphoribosyltransferase family protein → MKNNILSPYSQARSKHTYNIVDDLKVTVTVTANPFGLSPDTLFAMAARMNKKRAFLFVSKVLGKHLPVNSYTSLLSGAALSLLLYKRYAEDEQQHVLANELLDAAIEGLTRPERSEQVYHQVIDAKLKLPEQALFIGFAETATALGHSMFRVFGADCTYLHTTREQIPAMESLISFEEEHSHAVAHRCYALDAAFFNGNEPIVLVDDELTTGKTALNIIRDIQRQFPRQQYIVASLLDWRTEADEQRFAEAAQELGVSIEVLSLMKGAIEAKGSSPEQVAASAQTQAETPASARLNKVYLDDLFELASYSSVDSAGVVNASPYVAGTGRFGIQSSDNGTLDASIAETGAQLRSMRVGERTLCLGTGEFMYIPMRIAAELGQGVFFHSTTRSPVHPIDKPDYAIKSGQTFPSPEDEQVRNFFYNVGVSQYDDCFIFAERDWSEERFAPLLSALHTCGFGQINVIICGPSKGSHKEEMA, encoded by the coding sequence ATGAAGAACAACATTTTATCGCCTTACTCGCAAGCCAGGAGCAAGCATACGTATAACATTGTAGATGATCTTAAGGTTACGGTAACGGTGACAGCAAACCCATTCGGATTATCGCCGGATACGCTGTTTGCTATGGCAGCGCGGATGAACAAGAAGCGGGCCTTTCTGTTTGTCAGCAAAGTGCTGGGCAAGCATCTGCCTGTTAATTCTTATACTTCGCTGCTAAGCGGCGCGGCTTTGTCTCTGCTGCTTTATAAAAGGTACGCCGAGGATGAGCAGCAGCATGTTTTGGCTAATGAACTGCTTGATGCTGCCATCGAAGGTTTGACTAGACCGGAGCGGTCTGAGCAGGTTTATCATCAGGTGATTGACGCTAAGCTTAAGCTGCCGGAACAGGCGCTGTTCATCGGTTTTGCTGAAACAGCAACTGCGCTTGGTCACAGCATGTTTCGCGTGTTCGGTGCGGATTGTACTTATCTTCACACGACCAGGGAGCAGATTCCGGCGATGGAATCGCTCATTAGCTTTGAGGAGGAGCATTCCCACGCGGTGGCACATCGCTGTTACGCCTTGGATGCTGCCTTTTTTAACGGTAACGAGCCGATCGTTCTCGTCGATGATGAGCTCACGACTGGTAAAACAGCCTTGAATATAATACGGGATATCCAAAGGCAATTTCCCCGTCAACAATATATAGTAGCGTCACTGCTCGATTGGAGAACAGAAGCGGATGAGCAGCGTTTTGCGGAAGCCGCACAGGAGCTTGGCGTGTCGATTGAAGTATTGTCGCTAATGAAGGGCGCTATCGAGGCGAAAGGAAGCTCGCCCGAGCAGGTAGCGGCCAGTGCGCAGACGCAGGCTGAGACGCCAGCAAGCGCTCGCCTGAATAAAGTGTATTTGGACGACCTGTTCGAGCTTGCGTCCTACAGCTCGGTTGATTCAGCGGGAGTGGTGAATGCCTCGCCTTATGTGGCAGGAACGGGACGCTTCGGCATTCAGTCTAGCGATAATGGAACGCTTGATGCAAGCATTGCAGAGACTGGGGCTCAGCTGAGAAGCATGCGGGTGGGCGAGCGCACATTATGTCTGGGTACGGGCGAGTTTATGTATATACCGATGCGAATAGCGGCGGAGCTGGGGCAAGGTGTATTTTTCCATTCAACGACGAGAAGCCCGGTTCATCCGATTGACAAGCCAGATTATGCGATTAAGTCGGGACAAACGTTTCCATCACCGGAAGATGAGCAGGTGCGGAACTTTTTTTATAATGTCGGTGTCTCGCAATACGACGATTGTTTTATTTTTGCAGAGCGCGACTGGTCAGAGGAACGTTTTGCTCCTTTGCTGTCGGCGCTGCATACATGCGGTTTTGGGCAAATCAACGTCATTATTTGCGGTCCATCAAAGGGCAGTCATAAGGAGGAAATGGCATGA
- a CDS encoding cysteine protease StiP family protein yields MSRSLLEQRLQKPIGAPKPLGSYKPSDVVFLLKDLSDVQLERGTEDREEAIQSGVHYSEMLPVEYQPTPEYIRLFHQTLTESAQRVALAAGIVAEQVVARSGKHTVLVSLARAGTPIGILMKRYIAETCGLDVPHYSISIIRGKGIDENALLYILQQHGPEAKLQFVDGWTGKGAITQVLIEACRTFKQKYGIELDAELAVLADPACSSSIFGTREDFLIPSACLNSTVSGLMSRTVLRGDIIGPDDFHGAKFYKEWMKDDLSNHFIDTVSAYFSQISQQAKQEAVKLMNEKAVATWQGLKDIKAIQKLYGIEDINLVKPGVGETTRVLLRRVPWKILVDRLDNPGLQHILLLASDRGVPVEVFPELTYSCCGIIKPKNKKADIAASAEEEAV; encoded by the coding sequence ATGAGCAGAAGCTTGCTTGAACAACGGTTGCAAAAACCGATCGGAGCTCCGAAGCCCCTTGGCAGTTATAAGCCTTCTGACGTCGTTTTTCTATTGAAGGATTTGAGCGATGTGCAGCTGGAGCGGGGTACGGAGGATCGTGAGGAAGCGATCCAATCCGGTGTGCATTATTCGGAAATGCTGCCCGTCGAATATCAGCCAACACCGGAATACATTCGGTTGTTTCACCAGACATTGACGGAGTCTGCGCAGCGGGTAGCACTTGCTGCTGGCATCGTTGCCGAACAGGTAGTAGCGCGCAGCGGCAAGCACACGGTACTTGTTTCTTTAGCGAGAGCGGGCACGCCAATTGGCATTCTTATGAAGCGCTACATAGCAGAGACGTGCGGGCTCGATGTGCCGCATTACAGCATCTCTATTATCCGCGGCAAGGGCATTGATGAAAATGCGCTGCTCTACATTTTGCAGCAGCATGGGCCCGAAGCGAAGCTTCAATTCGTCGACGGCTGGACGGGTAAAGGAGCGATTACACAGGTGCTGATTGAAGCCTGTCGAACCTTTAAGCAGAAGTATGGGATTGAGCTGGATGCGGAGCTGGCGGTACTTGCTGATCCTGCCTGCAGCTCAAGTATATTCGGTACCCGAGAGGATTTCCTCATTCCGAGTGCTTGCCTTAATTCCACCGTGTCCGGGCTGATGAGCCGCACGGTATTGCGGGGCGATATTATTGGGCCGGATGATTTTCACGGAGCGAAGTTTTATAAGGAATGGATGAAGGATGACCTATCGAATCATTTTATCGATACGGTATCCGCCTATTTTAGCCAAATATCGCAGCAGGCGAAGCAGGAAGCTGTAAAGCTGATGAATGAGAAGGCAGTGGCAACTTGGCAGGGACTGAAAGATATTAAGGCCATTCAGAAGCTTTACGGCATCGAGGATATTAATTTAGTGAAGCCGGGCGTGGGGGAGACGACACGGGTGCTGCTGCGCCGGGTGCCTTGGAAAATTCTCGTTGATCGTCTGGACAACCCGGGGCTCCAGCATATTTTGCTGCTGGCAAGCGATCGTGGTGTTCCGGTAGAAGTATTTCCCGAATTGACTTATTCCTGCTGCGGCATTATTAAACCTAAAAATAAAAAGGCGGATATTGCTGCTTCCGCCGAGGAGGAAGCTGTATGA
- a CDS encoding toxic anion resistance protein, which translates to MSIQTIQLKKEDEQKAVQEAAVIIQKVAQADTLSLDGLMDEMGKLGAKTQERAGATLKQLERPVATLMSGGSSQVSNLILSLRNECESLQQSKNVGFIGKLIRKSPVKNYVYKYQSVRTNIDAIVQGLRDGKDGLEESIVNMRTLKRSSLEEIYSLQEKIAMGNKLKELFETEIAKPENEQRKTYLERGLRKVVTRIQSMTEDILLFNQAVAATDIVNDNSDKLIDAVNNSIYKASNLITVSAMITLAIEDQLKIANAVESVNSTIEDQFKRNAELLKTSTEKSAELLKKPAMSLEAVNTAIADLITALDTSEKSNRDIIATCKTHTEKLAQINQNMSKRLGLETGGQPQSAITSGAAGGNEMDRLLS; encoded by the coding sequence GTGTCCATACAAACGATTCAATTGAAAAAAGAAGACGAGCAGAAGGCCGTCCAGGAAGCGGCCGTTATTATTCAGAAGGTAGCACAGGCCGATACGCTGTCGCTAGATGGCTTGATGGACGAGATGGGTAAGCTGGGCGCCAAGACGCAGGAGCGCGCAGGAGCGACGCTGAAGCAGCTGGAGCGTCCGGTTGCCACCCTTATGTCGGGCGGGTCAAGCCAAGTATCGAATCTGATTTTGTCGCTGCGTAATGAATGCGAATCTTTGCAGCAAAGTAAAAACGTTGGCTTCATTGGCAAGCTGATACGCAAGTCGCCTGTGAAAAATTACGTTTATAAATATCAGTCCGTAAGGACGAATATTGATGCGATTGTGCAAGGGCTGCGTGACGGCAAGGATGGCCTTGAAGAGAGCATCGTGAATATGCGCACGCTCAAGCGCAGCTCACTTGAGGAAATTTATTCGCTGCAAGAGAAGATCGCGATGGGCAACAAGCTCAAGGAGCTGTTCGAAACGGAAATTGCCAAGCCGGAAAATGAGCAGCGCAAAACGTATCTGGAGCGTGGATTGCGTAAAGTCGTCACCCGCATCCAGTCGATGACCGAGGATATATTACTGTTCAATCAGGCAGTTGCCGCGACAGACATTGTCAATGACAACAGCGATAAGCTCATTGATGCGGTCAACAACAGCATTTATAAAGCGTCTAATCTAATTACAGTGTCGGCAATGATTACGCTCGCTATCGAGGATCAGTTAAAAATCGCCAATGCAGTAGAGAGTGTAAACAGCACGATTGAAGACCAGTTCAAGCGCAATGCAGAGCTGCTCAAAACGTCAACGGAAAAGTCGGCGGAGCTGCTCAAAAAGCCAGCGATGTCGCTCGAGGCTGTCAATACGGCGATTGCCGATCTGATTACAGCGCTTGATACATCGGAGAAATCCAACCGCGACATTATCGCGACCTGCAAAACGCATACGGAGAAGCTGGCGCAAATTAACCAGAATATGTCGAAGCGTTTAGGCTTGGAGACTGGCGGACAACCGCAATCGGCGATTACCAGTGGAGCTGCTGGTGGAAACGAAATGGACAGGCTGCTCAGCTAA
- a CDS encoding TIGR00266 family protein codes for MRHEILYRGAFPLLKVLLERGETIKAESGAMVSMSPNLELKGTLDGGIMRGLGRMLSGEKFFFQELSATRGPGEALLASAAIGDIESIELDGSYKLYVQKDGFLAGTPGIEVNTKMQNLAKGFLSGEGFFIVEISGKGTVFLSSYGTIHAVQLAAGEEVIIDNGHLVAWPDYMDYRIEKAASGWLSSITSGEGVVCRFRGEGVVLIQTRNPKSFGGWINQFIPK; via the coding sequence ATGAGACATGAAATTTTATACCGCGGCGCTTTTCCATTATTGAAGGTGCTGTTGGAGCGCGGCGAGACGATTAAAGCAGAGTCAGGTGCAATGGTATCGATGTCGCCAAACCTTGAGCTGAAGGGTACGCTGGATGGCGGCATTATGCGCGGCCTTGGCCGAATGCTGAGCGGCGAGAAATTTTTCTTTCAAGAGCTGTCTGCAACGCGCGGTCCAGGTGAAGCGCTGCTTGCTTCCGCAGCGATTGGCGATATTGAATCGATTGAGCTTGATGGATCGTACAAGCTGTATGTGCAGAAGGACGGCTTCTTGGCTGGAACGCCTGGCATTGAGGTTAACACGAAGATGCAAAACCTGGCGAAAGGCTTCTTGTCGGGCGAAGGCTTCTTTATTGTTGAAATTAGCGGTAAAGGAACGGTGTTTCTTTCCTCCTACGGAACGATTCATGCGGTGCAGCTGGCCGCGGGCGAGGAAGTTATCATCGATAACGGACATCTGGTTGCATGGCCTGATTATATGGATTACCGGATCGAGAAGGCTGCGAGTGGCTGGTTGTCCAGCATTACAAGTGGCGAAGGGGTTGTGTGCCGATTCCGCGGCGAAGGCGTCGTCTTGATTCAAACGAGAAATCCGAAAAGCTTTGGCGGCTGGATTAATCAGTTTATTCCAAAGTGA
- a CDS encoding ATP-grasp domain-containing protein: MSNVTKVWFNRWFSVAYHYMNAIRNNSDGAAFELYGTHADPKHMSLQACDVVEVEPSVKGEAYVDFCIEFCLRHKIDVFVPRLNMLDIVKSIKRFDEIGVKVVVCQDEELLGKLMVKDQFYESVSESGIMVIPDYHVVSTAEQFKAAYDDLASKGHRVCFKPTDGEGGQGFRIIDNERDKLADLFGSVSRALSFEEVYRTLSTVPQFGDLMVMELLDGFEYSIDCLAAPNGELLAAVPRRKAGGRLRLLDDVPELLEIAQRVSETYKIPYNYNIQMKYKNGVPKLLEINPRMSGGLHVSCLSGINFPYLAVKLALGGTVGKLTPEYGVLASHVEQPMRLTAFE, from the coding sequence ATGAGCAACGTAACAAAAGTATGGTTCAACCGCTGGTTTTCAGTCGCTTATCATTATATGAATGCGATTCGCAATAATAGCGATGGTGCAGCCTTTGAGCTGTACGGCACGCATGCCGATCCGAAGCATATGTCGCTGCAAGCTTGCGATGTGGTGGAGGTTGAGCCTTCTGTAAAAGGCGAGGCTTACGTTGATTTTTGCATTGAATTCTGTTTGAGGCACAAAATAGATGTGTTCGTCCCAAGGCTGAATATGCTGGATATTGTGAAGAGCATCAAGCGTTTTGATGAAATAGGCGTTAAAGTCGTCGTTTGTCAAGATGAGGAGCTGCTTGGCAAGCTGATGGTCAAGGATCAGTTTTATGAATCGGTGAGCGAAAGCGGCATTATGGTCATTCCCGATTATCATGTCGTTTCAACGGCAGAGCAGTTTAAGGCTGCCTATGACGATTTGGCTTCAAAAGGGCATCGCGTTTGCTTTAAGCCAACGGATGGCGAAGGCGGACAAGGCTTTCGCATCATTGACAATGAGCGCGACAAGCTGGCGGATTTGTTCGGCTCGGTTTCACGCGCGCTGTCGTTTGAAGAGGTGTACCGCACCTTATCGACTGTTCCACAGTTTGGCGATTTAATGGTAATGGAGCTGCTTGACGGGTTTGAATACAGTATCGATTGCCTAGCTGCGCCAAATGGAGAACTGCTTGCTGCAGTTCCGCGCCGCAAAGCGGGCGGACGTCTGCGCCTGCTGGATGATGTGCCGGAATTACTGGAAATTGCCCAAAGGGTTTCAGAAACATACAAAATCCCTTACAATTATAATATACAGATGAAATACAAAAATGGAGTGCCCAAGCTTCTGGAGATTAATCCGCGGATGTCTGGCGGTCTCCATGTTTCCTGTCTGAGCGGCATCAACTTCCCTTATTTGGCGGTCAAGCTGGCGCTAGGTGGAACGGTGGGCAAGCTGACGCCTGAGTATGGCGTGCTTGCCAGCCATGTTGAGCAGCCGATGCGTTTGACAGCATTCGAATAG
- a CDS encoding sigma-70 family RNA polymerase sigma factor, giving the protein MDASQLAVRIKEKDPLVFAEITKVYYDRLFSTAYRMLGSRQESEDVLQETFIRLLTNIDKFDPSKNFTTWIFQITINLCIDTLRKRKTRRSVSLDAEPDYFMSQWPLKETLPSPDKGPEHVYLEQELSEELSEVMKGLSDKDRELVVKRYFYDMSLDEISQETQVPVGTIKSRLFRVRQLLKKKWSILNLRGASLNFLSSMMMGGPLF; this is encoded by the coding sequence ATGGATGCTTCCCAGTTAGCGGTTCGGATCAAAGAGAAGGACCCGTTGGTTTTCGCGGAAATTACAAAGGTCTATTATGATAGGCTGTTTTCAACTGCTTATAGGATGCTTGGCAGCCGTCAGGAAAGCGAAGATGTCCTGCAAGAGACGTTTATTCGCCTGCTGACGAATATCGATAAGTTTGATCCTTCCAAAAACTTCACAACCTGGATTTTTCAAATTACGATTAACTTATGTATTGATACGCTTAGAAAACGCAAAACGCGTCGCAGCGTTTCTTTGGATGCGGAGCCGGATTATTTTATGTCGCAATGGCCGCTCAAGGAAACGCTGCCGAGCCCGGATAAAGGGCCGGAGCACGTGTATTTGGAGCAGGAGCTGTCCGAGGAGCTGTCCGAGGTGATGAAGGGCTTGTCCGATAAGGACCGCGAGCTGGTCGTGAAGCGATATTTTTACGATATGTCGCTGGACGAAATTAGCCAGGAAACACAGGTTCCTGTTGGCACCATAAAATCACGGTTATTTCGCGTGCGTCAGCTATTGAAGAAAAAATGGAGCATACTAAACTTACGCGGTGCTTCCTTGAATTTTCTTAGCAGCATGATGATGGGCGGGCCGCTTTTCTAA
- a CDS encoding TerC family protein — MDWLSNFFKSIVENYGHFFDWNAVVTTLSDPVSWGIIGTLIILEGLLSADNALVLAVMVKHLPKEQQKRALFYGILGAYIFRFLAIGFGTYLVTFTAVKFLGAAYLLYIAYKGLFKGGGEDSVENKGQSFWRTVIAVELMDIAFSIDSVIAAFGVSKEVWVLFLGGILGVLMMRGVAQVFLKLIEKIPELEKTAFFLIALIAVKMILGAFHIEIPHLYFFALIGLLFGGTIVLSLMRQKKGTSNSN, encoded by the coding sequence GTGGACTGGCTATCGAATTTTTTCAAAAGCATAGTGGAGAACTACGGGCATTTCTTTGATTGGAATGCAGTAGTAACTACCCTCTCCGACCCTGTCAGCTGGGGAATTATTGGAACACTGATTATATTGGAAGGACTTTTGTCCGCCGATAATGCGCTCGTGCTCGCGGTTATGGTTAAGCATTTACCGAAGGAACAACAGAAGAGAGCTTTGTTTTACGGTATTTTGGGCGCTTATATTTTCAGGTTTCTGGCGATTGGCTTTGGTACGTATTTGGTTACGTTCACAGCCGTCAAATTCCTAGGTGCAGCTTATCTCTTGTACATCGCTTATAAAGGATTGTTCAAGGGCGGCGGCGAAGACAGTGTTGAAAACAAAGGGCAATCGTTCTGGAGAACGGTTATCGCTGTAGAATTAATGGATATTGCATTCAGTATCGATAGTGTTATCGCGGCATTTGGTGTCAGCAAGGAAGTATGGGTATTGTTCCTTGGCGGTATTCTTGGCGTTCTGATGATGCGCGGCGTGGCCCAAGTATTCCTCAAGCTGATTGAGAAAATTCCTGAGCTGGAAAAAACGGCATTTTTCCTCATTGCGTTAATCGCAGTTAAGATGATTTTGGGGGCCTTCCATATCGAAATCCCTCATCTCTACTTCTTCGCCCTAATCGGTCTTCTGTTTGGCGGTACAATCGTACTAAGCCTGATGAGACAAAAGAAGGGTACTTCAAACAGCAACTAG
- a CDS encoding HAD family hydrolase, which produces MIFASDLDQTLIYSTRSMGLDGAEGSGLVMPAETKDGQVLSYFLTEMLPLLQAIAKEVHFIPVTTRTMEQYNRIELFREHIAPTYAVTSNGGNILVNGVRDEAWSMHIQKLIAASAAPAAEIQAIFDEVASSDWIHGARYCDELFYAYVIDRERMPVEQVSRAVERITALGWKVSVQGRKIYLVPNEVSKSAALLHLKQQLGATVVAASGDSLLDQCLLDAASHAIAPRHGELFRQEQREPGNMAYTFTTNSGIMASQQILDFVSTVMAEFKTAAAFERKANV; this is translated from the coding sequence ATGATTTTCGCCAGTGATCTTGATCAGACGCTCATTTATTCCACGAGATCGATGGGGCTGGATGGTGCGGAGGGCTCAGGGCTTGTGATGCCCGCAGAAACGAAAGATGGTCAAGTGCTGTCGTATTTTTTGACGGAAATGCTCCCGTTGCTGCAAGCTATTGCGAAGGAGGTTCATTTTATACCGGTAACGACCCGGACGATGGAGCAGTACAACCGGATTGAGCTGTTCCGCGAGCATATAGCGCCAACGTATGCGGTCACAAGCAATGGCGGCAATATTTTGGTAAATGGGGTGCGTGACGAAGCATGGAGCATGCATATTCAGAAGCTTATTGCGGCTAGCGCGGCTCCAGCTGCGGAAATTCAAGCGATTTTCGATGAGGTGGCCAGTAGCGACTGGATTCACGGCGCACGTTATTGCGACGAGCTTTTTTACGCCTACGTCATTGATCGGGAGCGGATGCCAGTAGAGCAGGTTAGCCGTGCTGTGGAACGAATTACGGCGCTAGGCTGGAAAGTATCGGTTCAAGGACGCAAAATTTATCTCGTGCCAAATGAGGTGAGCAAAAGCGCGGCGCTCTTGCATTTAAAGCAGCAGCTTGGCGCGACGGTCGTTGCTGCCTCCGGTGATTCCTTGCTCGACCAGTGTCTGCTTGATGCGGCAAGTCATGCCATTGCTCCAAGACATGGTGAGCTGTTTCGCCAAGAGCAGCGTGAGCCGGGAAACATGGCTTACACCTTTACAACGAACTCGGGCATTATGGCTTCGCAGCAAATTTTGGACTTTGTATCGACCGTCATGGCTGAGTTTAAGACAGCAGCGGCATTCGAAAGGAAGGCAAACGTATGA
- a CDS encoding glutathione peroxidase has protein sequence MSIYDFQVKTMTGEWLDWSAYQGKVLLIVNTASQCGYSSQFAALQQLYEKHHHQGFEILAFPCNQFNDKEPGSDAEIRAYCEQSFSITFTLLSKVDVRGETAHPLFHYLVSEAPFRGFDTLTPNGKWLDQFLSEKYPELHAGDGIKWNFSKFLLDRSGQVSGRFEPTVQPLELEAAIRALL, from the coding sequence TTGTCCATCTATGACTTTCAAGTAAAAACGATGACCGGCGAATGGCTGGATTGGTCAGCCTATCAGGGGAAGGTTTTGCTAATTGTTAATACGGCTAGTCAATGCGGTTATTCCAGCCAATTTGCCGCGCTGCAGCAGCTTTACGAAAAGCATCACCACCAGGGATTTGAAATATTGGCTTTCCCCTGCAATCAATTTAACGACAAAGAACCAGGCAGCGACGCTGAAATAAGAGCCTATTGCGAACAAAGCTTTAGCATCACTTTCACTCTGCTCAGCAAGGTGGACGTTCGCGGCGAAACCGCTCATCCTTTGTTTCACTATTTGGTGAGCGAAGCTCCATTTCGCGGTTTCGATACACTAACCCCAAACGGCAAGTGGCTAGATCAATTTTTAAGTGAAAAATACCCCGAGCTCCACGCTGGAGACGGAATCAAGTGGAATTTTTCCAAGTTTCTCCTTGATCGCAGCGGCCAAGTGTCTGGCCGTTTTGAACCGACTGTGCAGCCACTGGAGCTTGAAGCAGCGATACGAGCACTGCTTTAA